The proteins below are encoded in one region of Oncorhynchus nerka isolate Pitt River linkage group LG15, Oner_Uvic_2.0, whole genome shotgun sequence:
- the etaa1a gene encoding ewing's tumor-associated antigen 1 homolog isoform X1, with translation MPVTVPANNMTDESKQGGGKPKTNRLRRSPKQTQATPSLIDFPKTCQDFKTPTRVTRSRYSNVFNKGESPMNESELQQDIIWDATSPSPLRTVSKRGKKYSANVGIVDISEIVNRIAPKHGRPVVPESSLLQWIGDSAIPCTPEMQQPRAKKKSPRPNGVDDLLKLAKQFDFNMLRQDEERVNDMHEQSLELLSDSEDILDLDGNENQPPPLLSNVTPESTQSALTTNSTGNSKDQIPPDHEMEDDMDFLFDGPTQHISGNLSQNSLPLSLEVKTAPTVSSKVIPGKYADSIHGHTSTVSSHPVKRSSANNFDDDWENDDLLDDSLVFEMTQNPDLFAAPNHCSTQRGSNETKHENINPSAISKNALQGSRDIKPAMSKGQNETVKNRKSFTLEANPNVQAKSILSEALPKAGNVPDTVKPTPHRNVRQNQPSLVPINKAPSMESSNQLSQQTQHQSNGIKAWPQVPLFQSTSISTSSSTKNSNSYSTCPLQVDNSSYHKPTENNNMKGTGVIKAPASHIVIPEDDLDSLFASDSIWDDKDDDLLCQACDNLESQVQSMEDPVITRTQSLPSNQTERQTFVPVSAPLNSSRSNVNQTTETTQSKYPNISVYSQSAPGNGSTLTHSFNNNKVPVTVVSGCKRPSYNSSAGNVTANSTYRLQNPAAGEGPYQSTQVKSTSVAGSTSNQQGTGSGARLSSFPSPVYVTETPTRFTFNRPSGCMSIPVTNKAFASTQAAGKCSVVEIELKKQQAMEKRRQRMQTVHNLRAPT, from the exons ATGCCAGTTACTGTCCCTGCGAACAATATGACAGACGAGAGCAAGCAAGGTGGAGGGAAACCGAAAACAAACAGACTGAGAAGAAGCCCCAAACAAACGCAAGCAACTCCATCTCTCATTGATTTTCCAAAAACCTGTCAAG ATTTCAAGACGCCAACTCGTGTGACAAGATCAAGATACAGCAATGTATTCAACAAAGGAGAGTCACCAATGAATGAATCAGAACTTCAACAGGATATCATTTGGGATGCCACTTCCCCTTCACCCCTTAGGACAG TTAGCAAAAGAGGCAAGAAGTACTCTGCAAATGTTGGAATTGTGGACATTTCCGAAATCGTCAACAGGATAGCTCCCAAG CATGGGAGACCTGTAGTTCCAGAGTCATCCTTGCTCCAGTGGATTGGAGACAGTGCTATTCCCTGCACCCCAGAGATGCAGCAGCCCAGGGCCAAGAAGAAATCTCCAAG GCCAAATGGAGTGGATGACCTTTTAAAGTTGGCAAAACAGTTTGATTTCAACATGTTAAGGCAAGACGAAGAACGAGTCAATGATATGCACGAGCAGAGTTTGGAGCTTCTGTCAGACTCGGAGGACATATTGGATTTAGATGGCAACGAGAACCAGCCTCCGCCCTTACTGAGTAATGTCACACCTGAAAGCACACAGTCCGCCCTTACAACAAACAGCACGGGAAACTCCAAAGACCAGATACCCCCTGACCATGAGATGGAAGATGATATGGATTTTTTATTTGATGGACCAACTCAACACATAAGTGGTAACTTAAGTCAGAATTCATTGCCTCTGTCATTGGAGGTGAAAACTGCTCCCACTGTGTCCTCCAAAGTCATTCCTGGAAAATATGCAGATTCCATACATGGCCACACTTCGACCGTCTCATCGCATCCTGTCAAAAGAAGCTCAGCAAATAACTTTGATGATGACTGGGAAAATGATGATTTGCTGGATGACTCGCTGGTTTTTGAGATGACCCAAAACCCAGACCTCTTTGCCGCTCCTAATCATTGTTCAACCCAAAGAGGGTCGAATGAAACAAAACATGAAAACATCAACCCCTCAGCCATTTCCAAAAATGCTCTTCAAGGAAGTAGAGACATAAAACCAGCTATGTCTAAAGGACAGAATGAAACTGTGAAAAACAGAAAATCCTTCACGCTTGAAGCAAATCCTAATGTACAAGCGAAAAGTATCCTCTCAGAAGCATTACCAAAAGCAGGGAATGTCCCCGACACTGTCAAACCAACACCACATAGGAACGTACGGCAAAACCAACCAAGTCTCGTTCCAATCAACAAAGCTCCGTCTATGGAGTCCAGTAACCAACTAAGCCAGCAAACGCAACACCAGTCTAATGGAATAAAGGCTTGGCCGCAGGTGCCTCTTTTTCAAAGTACATCGATCTCAACCAGCTCAAGCACAAAAAATTCCAACTCTTATTCAACATGTCCCCTTCAGGTTGATAATAGCTCTTACCACAAGCCCACAGAGAACAACAATATGAAGGGAACAGGTGTCATCAAGGCCCCAGCTAGCCACATCGTCATTCCAGAGGACGACTTGGACTCTCTCTTTGCTTCTGACTCCATCTGGGATGACAAAGACGATGACCTATTGTGTCAAGCATGTGATAACCTGGAAAGCCAGGTACAGAGCATGGAGGACCCTGTTATCACACGCACTCAATCCCTGCCCAGTAATCAGACGGAAAGACAGAcgtttgtccctgtctctgcacCTTTGAATAGCAGCAGATCCAATGTAAATCAAACGACCGAGACCACACAATCCAAATATCCCAACATTTCAGTTTATTCACAATCGGCCCCCGGGAACGGTAGCACTCTCACCCACTCTTTCAATAACAACAAAGTACCTGTTACTGTGGTCTCTGGTTGTAAAAGACCAAGTTACAATTCCTCAGCTGGAAATGTTACCGCTAACTCCACGTATAGgctacagaaccctgcagcaggAGAAGGGCCATACCAAAGTACTCAGGTCAAAAGCACTTCTGTAGCTGGGAGCACATCTAATCAACAAGGCACTGGGAGTGGAGCGCGGCTGTCGTCATTCCCGTCACCTGTCTATGTGACTGAAACCCCCACTCGGTTCACCTTTAATAGACCGTCTGGCTGCATGTCCATCCCTGTGACCAACAAAG CTTTCGCTTCAACCCAAGCAGCTGGgaaatgttctgtggtggagATTGAACTGAAGAAACAGCAGGCCATGGAGAAGAGACGGCAGCGGATGCAGACGGTCCACAACCTAAGGGCTCCAACCTGA
- the etaa1a gene encoding ewing's tumor-associated antigen 1 homolog isoform X2: MNQNFNRISFGMPLPLHPLGQHGRPVVPESSLLQWIGDSAIPCTPEMQQPRAKKKSPRPNGVDDLLKLAKQFDFNMLRQDEERVNDMHEQSLELLSDSEDILDLDGNENQPPPLLSNVTPESTQSALTTNSTGNSKDQIPPDHEMEDDMDFLFDGPTQHISGNLSQNSLPLSLEVKTAPTVSSKVIPGKYADSIHGHTSTVSSHPVKRSSANNFDDDWENDDLLDDSLVFEMTQNPDLFAAPNHCSTQRGSNETKHENINPSAISKNALQGSRDIKPAMSKGQNETVKNRKSFTLEANPNVQAKSILSEALPKAGNVPDTVKPTPHRNVRQNQPSLVPINKAPSMESSNQLSQQTQHQSNGIKAWPQVPLFQSTSISTSSSTKNSNSYSTCPLQVDNSSYHKPTENNNMKGTGVIKAPASHIVIPEDDLDSLFASDSIWDDKDDDLLCQACDNLESQVQSMEDPVITRTQSLPSNQTERQTFVPVSAPLNSSRSNVNQTTETTQSKYPNISVYSQSAPGNGSTLTHSFNNNKVPVTVVSGCKRPSYNSSAGNVTANSTYRLQNPAAGEGPYQSTQVKSTSVAGSTSNQQGTGSGARLSSFPSPVYVTETPTRFTFNRPSGCMSIPVTNKAFASTQAAGKCSVVEIELKKQQAMEKRRQRMQTVHNLRAPT; encoded by the exons ATGAATCAGAACTTCAACAGGATATCATTTGGGATGCCACTTCCCCTTCACCCCTTAGGACAG CATGGGAGACCTGTAGTTCCAGAGTCATCCTTGCTCCAGTGGATTGGAGACAGTGCTATTCCCTGCACCCCAGAGATGCAGCAGCCCAGGGCCAAGAAGAAATCTCCAAG GCCAAATGGAGTGGATGACCTTTTAAAGTTGGCAAAACAGTTTGATTTCAACATGTTAAGGCAAGACGAAGAACGAGTCAATGATATGCACGAGCAGAGTTTGGAGCTTCTGTCAGACTCGGAGGACATATTGGATTTAGATGGCAACGAGAACCAGCCTCCGCCCTTACTGAGTAATGTCACACCTGAAAGCACACAGTCCGCCCTTACAACAAACAGCACGGGAAACTCCAAAGACCAGATACCCCCTGACCATGAGATGGAAGATGATATGGATTTTTTATTTGATGGACCAACTCAACACATAAGTGGTAACTTAAGTCAGAATTCATTGCCTCTGTCATTGGAGGTGAAAACTGCTCCCACTGTGTCCTCCAAAGTCATTCCTGGAAAATATGCAGATTCCATACATGGCCACACTTCGACCGTCTCATCGCATCCTGTCAAAAGAAGCTCAGCAAATAACTTTGATGATGACTGGGAAAATGATGATTTGCTGGATGACTCGCTGGTTTTTGAGATGACCCAAAACCCAGACCTCTTTGCCGCTCCTAATCATTGTTCAACCCAAAGAGGGTCGAATGAAACAAAACATGAAAACATCAACCCCTCAGCCATTTCCAAAAATGCTCTTCAAGGAAGTAGAGACATAAAACCAGCTATGTCTAAAGGACAGAATGAAACTGTGAAAAACAGAAAATCCTTCACGCTTGAAGCAAATCCTAATGTACAAGCGAAAAGTATCCTCTCAGAAGCATTACCAAAAGCAGGGAATGTCCCCGACACTGTCAAACCAACACCACATAGGAACGTACGGCAAAACCAACCAAGTCTCGTTCCAATCAACAAAGCTCCGTCTATGGAGTCCAGTAACCAACTAAGCCAGCAAACGCAACACCAGTCTAATGGAATAAAGGCTTGGCCGCAGGTGCCTCTTTTTCAAAGTACATCGATCTCAACCAGCTCAAGCACAAAAAATTCCAACTCTTATTCAACATGTCCCCTTCAGGTTGATAATAGCTCTTACCACAAGCCCACAGAGAACAACAATATGAAGGGAACAGGTGTCATCAAGGCCCCAGCTAGCCACATCGTCATTCCAGAGGACGACTTGGACTCTCTCTTTGCTTCTGACTCCATCTGGGATGACAAAGACGATGACCTATTGTGTCAAGCATGTGATAACCTGGAAAGCCAGGTACAGAGCATGGAGGACCCTGTTATCACACGCACTCAATCCCTGCCCAGTAATCAGACGGAAAGACAGAcgtttgtccctgtctctgcacCTTTGAATAGCAGCAGATCCAATGTAAATCAAACGACCGAGACCACACAATCCAAATATCCCAACATTTCAGTTTATTCACAATCGGCCCCCGGGAACGGTAGCACTCTCACCCACTCTTTCAATAACAACAAAGTACCTGTTACTGTGGTCTCTGGTTGTAAAAGACCAAGTTACAATTCCTCAGCTGGAAATGTTACCGCTAACTCCACGTATAGgctacagaaccctgcagcaggAGAAGGGCCATACCAAAGTACTCAGGTCAAAAGCACTTCTGTAGCTGGGAGCACATCTAATCAACAAGGCACTGGGAGTGGAGCGCGGCTGTCGTCATTCCCGTCACCTGTCTATGTGACTGAAACCCCCACTCGGTTCACCTTTAATAGACCGTCTGGCTGCATGTCCATCCCTGTGACCAACAAAG CTTTCGCTTCAACCCAAGCAGCTGGgaaatgttctgtggtggagATTGAACTGAAGAAACAGCAGGCCATGGAGAAGAGACGGCAGCGGATGCAGACGGTCCACAACCTAAGGGCTCCAACCTGA